Proteins from a genomic interval of Trifolium pratense cultivar HEN17-A07 linkage group LG6, ARS_RC_1.1, whole genome shotgun sequence:
- the LOC123888156 gene encoding uncharacterized protein LOC123888156: MLRSCGKSLKDYPPMPRADTSLVPDIQNSLIHDELNYNKQSLAEEHVRLMSTMTSKQHKVYDTIMTRFNENKHGVFFLCGYGGTRKTFIWRVMSVALRSKGEIVLIVASSGIATLLIPGGRTTHSRFCIPLNVDEFSTCIIVPKNPLALLIQKANLIIWDEAPMMHKHCFEAVDRTLKDILKSVDKKQ; this comes from the coding sequence atgttacgtagttgtgggaagagtttaaaagattatcctccaatgcctagagcagacacatcattagttcctgatatacaaaatagtttaatacacgacgaattgaattataacaaacaatcattagctgaggaacatgttagattgatgtcaactatgacttcaaaGCAacataaagtatatgacacaatcatgacaagatttaacgaaaacaaacatggtgtgttttttctttgtggttatggcggtacaagGAAGACATTTATTTGGAGGGTCATGTCagtcgcattacgctcaaaaggtgagatagttttaatagttgcctcaagtgggatcgctacattgcttatacctggcggtagaacaacacattcaagattttgtattcctctaaatgttgacgagttttcaacatgtatcatagttcctaaaaaccctttggcgctattaatacaaaaagcaaacctcattatatgggatgaagcaccaatgatgcacaaacactgtttcgaagctgttgatcgaactttaaaagatattctcaagtctgttgataaaaaacaataa
- the LOC123888159 gene encoding aspartokinase 1, chloroplastic-like, whose amino-acid sequence MSMQLGTCIKTVLFPIPTTRTTLHSETTLLPCRIGYSPRVSHVPLVRKVSIDPLRVSCCSNNGSESGVVAEKVEETEKSYTCVMKFGGSSVANAVRIREVANLILSFPEERPIIVLSAMGKTTNRLLLAGEKAVSCGVTNADSIDELSDIKDLHLRTVEELGVDREVIAKHLEELEQLLKGIAMMKELTPRTQDYLVSFGECMSTRIFAAYLNTLGVKARQYDAFEIGFITTDDFTNADILEATYPAVAKRLHGDWVSDPAIPIITGFLGKARKSCAVTTLGRGGSDLTATTIGKSLGLPEIQVWKDVDGVLTCDPNLCPQAEPVPFLTFDEAAELAYFGAQVLHPQSMRPAREGDIPVRVKNSYNPKAPGTLITKTRDMSKALLTSIVLKRNVTMLDIVSTRMLGQFGFLAKVFSIFEDLGISVDVVATSEVSISLTLDPSKLWSRELIQQELDYVVEELEKISVVNLLKNRSIISLIGNVQMSSLILEKAFQVLRTLGVTVQMISQGASKVNISLVVNDNEAEQCVRALHKTFFECGELSELEIKCIPENGSVSALS is encoded by the exons ATGTCAATGCAACTTGGAACTTGCATTAAGACCGTATTATTCCCTATACCTACTACAAGAACAACCTTACATTCTGAAACAACGTTGTTGCCTTGTCGAATTGGATACTCACCGCGTGTTTCTCACGTTCCCCTTGTGAGGAAAGTATCAATTGATCCCCTTAGAGTCAGTTGTTGCAGCAATAATGGGAGTGAAAGTGGTGTGGTGGCTGAGAAAGTGGAAGAAACTGAAAAAAGTTATACTTGTGTTATGAAGTTTGGTGGGTCTTCTGTTGCTAATGCTGTTAGGATCAGAGAGGTTGCTAATCTCATACTCAGTTTTCCTGAAGAGAGGCCTATCATTGTTCTCTCTGCTATGGGAAAGACTACTAATAGGCTTTTACTG GCTGGAGAAAAAGCTGTAAGCTGTGGAGTTACTAATGCTGATAGTATCGATGAGCTCAGTGATATAAAAGACTTGCATCTCAG GACAGTGGAGGAACTTGGAGTGGACAGAGAAGTTATTGCAA AGCATCTAGAAGAATTGGAGCAACTTCTGAAGGGGATTGCTATGATGAAAGAATTGACTCCACGGACGCAGGATTACTTAGTTTCATTCGGAGAGTGCATGTCCACTAGGATCTTTGCTGCATATCTTAATACATTAGGTGTTAAGGCTCGTCAA TATGATGCATTTGAGATTGGTTTTATAACAACTGATGACTTCACAAATGCCGACATTTTGGAAGCAACATATCCAGCTGTTGCGAAGAGGTTACATGGTGACTGGGTTTCTGATCCTGCAATTCCAATTATTACAGGCTTCCTTGGAAAG GCTCGGAAGTCATGTGCAGTGACAACATTGGGTAGAGGGGGCAGTGATTTGACAGCTACAACAATTGGAAAATCACTAGGATTGCCAGAGATTCAG GTTTGGAAAGATGTTGATGGTGTTCTAACCTGTGATCCAAATTTATGCCCACAAGCAGAACCTGTTCCATTTTTGACATTTGACGAGGCTGCTGAGCTTGCATACTTCGGTGCTCAG GTCCTGCATCCACAGTCCATGAGACCTGCTAGAGAAGGTGATATTCCTGTTAGGGTTAAAAATTCTTACAACCCTAAAGCTCCGGGTACCCTCATCACCAAAACAAGAGACATGAGCAAG GCATTACTAACTAGCATTGTTTTGAAACGGAATGTTACCATGTTGGATATTGTAAGCACTCGCATGCTTGGGCAGTTTGGGTTCCTTGCTAAG GTGTTTTCAATCTTCGAAGATTTAGGCATATCTGTTGACGTTGTAGCTACGAGTGAGGTTAGTATTTCCTTGACGTTGGATCCGTCAAAGCTATGGAGCAGAGAGCTGATTCAACAA GAACTTGACTATGTTGTTGAAGAACTGGAAAAAATTTCTGTGGTGAATCTCCTAAAGAATAGATCCATAATCTCTCTCATTGGAAACGTTCAGATGTCGTCACTAATACTGGAGAAG GCCTTTCAAGTTCTTCGCACTCTTGGTGTCACTGTTCAAATGATTTCACAGGGTGCATCTAAG GTGAATATCTCGTTAGTTGTAAACGACAATGAAGCAGAGCAGTGTGTCAGGGCTCTCCATAAAACCTTCTTTGAGTGTGGTGAGCTCTCTGAATTAGAGATTAAATGCATACCTGAAAATGGTTCTGTTTCTGCATTATCTTAA
- the LOC123888160 gene encoding E3 ubiquitin-protein ligase RZF1-like yields MNRVRGLNASAGFMLPGSMLDSIFVVDSFVGAAGSRRGNNNNNRRLSSPPTATTTRDIGGVNHRPHVPPPSFNVLNGTMADDFVIVFDTYVGRNNALLHTTPFPPHPINVTTKLDNDSEATCSICLCELSNDSSAVQISCSHVFHRDCIEKWITVKRTCPLCRIIVS; encoded by the coding sequence ATGAATCGTGTTAGGGGTTTGAATGCTTCTGCTGGTTTCATGCTACCTGGCTCCATGCTTGACagtatttttgttgttgattcctTTGTCGGTGCCGCTGGTAGTCGTCGtggcaacaacaacaacaacaggaGGCTCTCTTCACCAccaacagcaacaacaacaaggGACATAGGAGGAGTCAATCATCGTCCACATGTTCCTCCTCCTTCCTTCAACGTTCTTAATGGAACAATGGCAGATGATTTTGTTATTGTCTTTGATACTTATGTTGGTCGCAACAACGCGCTGCTGCATACAACACCTTTTCCTCCTCATCCCATCAATGTTACAACAAAATTAGACAACGATTCAGAAGCGACATGTTCCATATGTCTTTGCGAGCTCTCTAACGATTCATCGGCAGTTCAGATTAGTTGTTCGCATGTTTTTCACAGAGATTGTATCGAAAAGTGGATCACCGTGAAAAGGACATGTCCTCTCTGTAGAATAATTGTTAGTTAG
- the LOC123888157 gene encoding transcription factor SCREAM2-like yields MDRYTLPLPTPPPQGGVHNTLTIPSWSEPQQQESPSSWSTPNSEPKHNTNNTEQDNIAIAIAMGASATSLPFFKPEPQPEPDNFYNNNNNNNVVNVINNVPFVSNPTTITDNFLMHQNTNTLDSNPHSFFHNNNNYFFNNNNNNNNNPFEMGFENGFFMGNNITSNSPVFMGGSLELSSASEFPPSLELDASVTPFSASFSMPLELSQPQPQPQQQQPTTLFQKRRGALEIPRLETVGNKKKRKVEKKWEEEGSGGGDVDGDIDDFSGLNYDSDENGNDLNNSNGTVVTGGDQKGKKKKGLPAKNLMAERRRRKKLNDRLYMLRSVVPKISKMDRASILGDAVDYLKELLQRINNLHNELESTPPGSLLQPSASASFHPLTPTPPTLPCRVKEDLYPGDLLSPKNQSPKVEVRVREGRAVNIHMFCTRRPGLLLSTMRALDNLGLDVQQAVISCFNGFALDVFRAEQQCREGQDVLPEQIKAVLLDSAGYHGLN; encoded by the exons ATGGATAGATACACGCTACCCTTAccaacaccaccaccacaagGTGGAGTTCACAATACTCTCACTATACCTTCTTGGTCCGAACCTCAACAACAAGAATCACCATCTTCATGGTCCACACCTAACTCCGAACCTAAACACAACACCAACAACACCGAACAAGACAACATTGCCATTGCTATTGCTATGGGTGCTAGTGCTACCTCTCTTCCTTTCTTCAAACCCGAACCACAACCCGAACCTGATAACttctacaacaacaacaacaacaacaacgttgTTAATGTTAttaataatgttccatttgttTCAAATCCAACAACAATAACTGATAATTTTCTCATGCACCAAAACACAAACACCTTAGATTCAAATCCACACTCTTTCTTccataacaacaacaactactttttcaacaacaataacaataacaacaataacCCATTTGAAATGGGTTTTGAAAATGGATTCTTTATGGGAAACAACATCACTTCAAATTCCCCTGTTTTCATGGGTGGTTCACTTGAACTGAGTTCAGCTTCCGAGTTTCCACCGAGTCTTGAACTCGATGCTTCAGTAACACCTTTCAGTGCTTCGTTTTCTATGCCTCTTGAACTGTctcaacctcaacctcaaccacaacaacaacaacccacGACTCTCTTTCAGAAGCGTCGTGGGGCGTTGGAGATTCCGAGGTTAGAGACTGTTGggaacaagaagaagagaaaagtgGAGAAGAAATGGGAAGAAGAAGGaagtggtggtggtgatgttgATGGTGATATTGATGATTTTTCTGGGTTGAATTATGATTCTGATGAGAATGGAAATGATTTGAACAATTCTAATGGGACTGTTGTTACTGGTGGAGATCAAAaggggaagaagaagaaagggcTTCCTGCGAAAAATCTGATGGCTGAGAGGCGCCGGAGGAAGAAACTCAATGATAGGTTGTACATGCTTAGGTCTGTTGTGCCAAAGATTAGCAAG ATGGACAGAGCTTCAATACTCGGGGATGCAGTTGACTACTTGAAGGAGCTACTGCAGCGGATCAATAATCTTCACAATGAACTCGAATCAACTCCTCCTGGTTCATTGTTGCAACCTTCTGCAAGTGCAAGCTTTCACCCGTTGACACCTACTCCGCCGACCCTTCCATGTCGAGTCAAGGAGGATCTATATCCCGGTGACTTGCTAAGCCCCAAAAACCAATCTCCAAAG GTGGAAGTTAGGGTAAGGGAAGGGAGAGCTGTGAACATTCATATGTTTTGTACCCGCAGACCAGGACTTTTGCTTTCAACCATGAGGGCTTTGGATAACCTTGGATTGGATGTTCAGCAGGCTGTTATTAGTTGTTTCAATGGCTTTGCTTTAGATGTGTTCAGAGCCGAG CAACAATGCAGAGAAGGCCAAGATGTCCTCCCGGAGCAAATTAAAGCAGTGTTGTTGGATTCAGCGGGCTACCATGGTTTGAATTGA